Part of the Pseudomonas baltica genome is shown below.
GACCGCGGCGTCGAGCTGCTCGACAACCTCGAGCAATACGAGCTGGTCTGCCTCGATGACCTGCAAGCGGTAGCGGGCCGCGCCGATTGGGAAGAGGCGCTGTTCCATCTGTTCAATCGCCTGCGTGACAGCGGTCGGCGCTTGCTCATCGCGGCGTCCCATTCGCCGCGCGAATTGCCGGTAAAGCTGGCTGACCTCAAGTCGCGCCTGACCCTGGCGTTGATTTTCCAGATGCGCCCATTGTCGGACGAAGACAAATTGCGTGCCCTACAACTGCGCGCTTCACGTCGCGGCCTGCACCTGACTGACGAAGTCGGGCACTTCATCCTCACCCGCGGCACCCGCAGCATGAGTGCGCTGTTCGACCTGCTCGAACGGCTGGACCAGGCGTCCCTGCAAGCACAGCGCAAGCTGACCATCCCCTTCCTCAAGGAAACACTGGGCTGGTAACGGCGCCATGTCGAGGAAAATCGTAGTCACCCCGAGAGTTGGCCTGGACCTTGCTTTATGTCAAGGAGCCACTAGGCTGCTGTTACCGTTTTTCTGGCGTTTTCCCCTGACAAACCCGTTTCTTAGAAGTTTTTTGCGCGCCCATCGATTCAAACAATCTATGGACCTTTGCGGTGAAACCGCGACGTAGAGCGTTTTCAATGGATTGACGTCAAAACCTGAATAGGCATTGACGCCTCGACGCTTGATGATTTCGTCAGTCATATCAAGTCAATGGCCAGTGTTTCTGCGGCTTTGCGCGAGGTATGGGCTGTGGGCAGGCGGGTTAGATGTCACCGCGAAACCGTTGAGTCACAAAATGTTCGATTGAATTTGCAAATGACGACGATAAAAGGCAATATCGCCACTTCTTAATTTTCTTACCCACGGTCGTGCCCATGCTTGCTCGCTTAGCACCCCTCGTGCCCATTGCACTTGTTACCCTGCTCGCAGGTTGCGCCGCCCAGTCACCGGTGTCGCAACAGCAGGTTACAGATCCAGTCATCGCGCAATCTTCAATCCACGCGCAGTCCCAGACTCAAGGCCACGGCCGCAGCAGCTCGATCGCTTCCGCCAACGCTTCCTCCGTATTCGAAGACGAAATCGCCACCGAGAACGAACTGGCGCGTTTCTCCAGCAACAACGCCTACCAGATGCCAGCCTTGGCTGACAGCATCCTGGAACGCGGCAAATCGCTGATCGGTACTCGCTACCGCACCGGTGGTTCTACCGAAAAGGGCTTCGATTGCAGCGGTTTCATCGGTTATCTGTTTCGTGAAGAGGCCGGCATGACCTTGCCGCGTTCCACGCGCGAAATGATCAACGTCAAGGCGCCGCTGGTAGCGCGCAACAGCCTCAAGCCGGGTGATCTGCTGTTCTTCAGCACCCGCGGGCGTGGCCGTGTCAGCCATGCCGCGATCTACCTGGGCGACGATCAGTTCATCCACTCCAGCAGTCATCGCAGCGGCGGCGTCCGTATCGACAGCCTCGACGACGCCTACTGGAGCAAGACCTTCATCGAGGCCAAACGCGCCTTGGCGATGGCGCCGACTACCGTGATTTCGCGCAAATAAATCACGGCTGTTAACACAGGCAATACCAACGAGCGACGGGGCTGACTACCTTCGTCGCTTACGTGTTTTCAGGTTTCAGGCTTCGAGCTGTTTTCTTCGGCAGTTGGATCAGGATGTTCTGCTATGTCGTATTGCGCCCGTTTCTCGCTGTTGCTGGTGATTGCCTTGTTGGGTGCCTGCGCCAGTGCGCCGCCGCCCTCTGCGCCGCGTGTGGTTCAACAGCCGGTCATAACCTACCCCACAGAATTCGCTCCTGCCGCTGATGACGTGTTGTTCCGCGCCCTCGGGCTGGTAGGCACGCCTTATCGTTGGGGCGGCAATACCCCTGATTCCGGTTTCGATTGCAGTGGCCTGATCGGCTTCGTCTACCGCGATGCGGCCCATATCGCCTTGCCGCGTACCACCCGCGACCTGGTGGGCATGCGCGCACCGCAGGTCGACAAGGCCTCGTTGCAGTCGGGGGATCTGGTGTTTTTCGCCACCGAAGGCTCGCAGGTGAGCCATGCCGGCATCTACGTGGGGGAGGGGCGCTTCGTGCATGCACCGGCCACGGGCGGCACGGTGCGTCTCGATTACCTGAACAATCCGTACTGGGCCCGCACTTATCGCGATGCCAAGCGGGTGCTGCAACCGGAGCATATCGCGCGCAATCCCTGATCTTTCACGTTATGCATTGACGCCGCCTGCATGTTCGGCGGCGAAGGGGCCCTTAGCTATTACCGTGGCCTTGCGTCATGCCCCCTGCTGCACGCTCTCCAGTAACCGCTGCGCCGACATCGGCCTGCCCAGCAGATAGCCTTGCAAGGTCGTGCAGCCCAATTGCGTGAGCATTTCCTGCTGCTCCGCAGTCTCCACCCCTTCGGCGACAATCCTCAGCCCCAGCGTCTTGCCCAGTGCGATGATCGCCGAAACGATGGCGGCATCGTCATTGTCTTGCGCCAGTTCGGTGACGAAGCCGCGGTCGATCTTCAGTTCATTGGCCGGTAGACGCTTGAGGTACAGCAGGCTCGAATAACCGGTACCGAAGTCATCGATGGAGATGCTGACCCCCAGCGCGGCCAGTTGATCGAGCACGATCAGCGCCGCCTCTGCATCGCGCATGGCGGTGGACTCGGTCACTTCCAGAGTCAGGAAGCGAGCCGGCAGGCCGTTGCTCAGCAAGGCATCGCGCACCACCTCGACCAGCCCCGGATGCGCCAACTGCACGGTCGATAGATTGACCGCAATGTTCCAGGCGCCATGACCCCGAGCATGCCACTCGCTCATCTGTCTGCAGGCTTCATTGATCACCCAGTTGCCGATCGGCACGATCAGCCCGGTGCGCTCGGCCAATGGCAGGAAGCGGTCTGGCGGCACCAACCCTTCACCCGGTCGTTCCCAGCGCAACAGGGCCTCGACGCCGGTCATCGGGCCATCGGGCGCGACCATCTTGGGTTGGAAGTGCAGCAGGAATTCATGTTGATCGAGGGCCTTGCGCAGGTCCTGTTGCAACTGCAATTGCTGGTGCGCGTTGACGTTCATGGCGCTCTCGAAGAAGCAGTAGCAGTCGCGGCCTTGCTCCTTGGCGTGGTACATGGCAGCGTCGGCGTTGATCATCAGCTCATGATTGGTATCGCCGTCCTGGGGGAATATGGCGATGCCGATACTGGTGGACACGTGCACGGTCTGCCGGCCGATGACGTAGGGCGAATGAATGCTCTCGACCAAGCGTTGGGCCAGGACGGCAGCGTCTTCCGGCTCGCCCGGATCGATCAGCACCACGAATTCGTCGCCGCCCAGACGCGCCACGGTATCCTCGCCGCGTTTAGCGTTCTGAATGCGTTTTGCCACCTCGACCAGCAGCAAGTCACCCGTGTGATGGCCATAGACGTCGTTGACTGCCTTGAAGCCGTCCAGATCCATGAACAGCACGGCAAAATGGCTCTTCTGCCGCACAGCCTTGTGAATAGCCTGGTCCAGGCGGTCGTTGAGCAAGATACGGTTGGGCAAGCGCGTCAGGTTGTCGTGCAGTGCCAGTTGCACCAGTTCGCTGTTGGCGCGATCCAGCGAGGTCGCCAGCAGGCTGGTGCGCGCGTCGAGCATCGACACGATCAAGGCGATGGCGCACACCGCCAGGGTCACCACGATCACCAGCACCACCAGCCATTTGCTGTCGATGCCGTCGCCAGCAGCGCCGCAAATGCTACCGACCGGGAACTGCGCAGCGGCCATGCCGGTGTAGTGCATGCCGACGATCGCCACGCCCATGATCAGCGAGGCCAGAAAACGCAACAGGGTGATGTTCTTGCCTTCGCCGCGCAGGTGAAACGCAATCCACAACGCCGCACCCGAGGCAAGGATGGCGATCACCACAGACAGCGCGAACAGCGACGGAATGTACTGCACATCAGGGCTCATCAACAGCGCATGCATACCGGTGTAATGCATGGCGGCAATACCGATGCCCATCAACACCGCGCCACCCACCAGACGTGCCAGGGGCAGGTCCTTCTGGCACACCAGCCACAGGGCAAACGCCGACGAAGCGATGGCGATCAGCAGCGACAGCCCGGTGAGCGTCAAGTCGTAGCCCAGGGCGATGGGCAGCCTGAAGGCGAGCATGCCGATAAAGTGCATCGACCACACACCCAGCCCCATGGCGAATGAGCCACCCATCAGCCACAACACCGAAGCCGTGCCTTGAGTGCGGGACACTCGCCCGGCCATGTTCAGCGCGGTATAGGAGGCAATGATCGCGACGATCAGGGAGAAGACCACATAAAGGCTGTTGTAACTGCTGGCAAGCATGGCGACATCCGTATTCGGTACCCGACCCCCTTTTATCGGCGGGTTGGTCATTCACTGAAGAGAGGCAGAGGGTCAGCCAACTATTAGTGCGCTTACAAATAGACCTATCGCGAACACCACATGGCCGATCACGTTCAGCGCGCGCGCGAGATTCGGATTGGGCGCTTTCGAACAGGCCACGCCGACGCCCATGCCCGGCTGCAGAATGAACCAGCCGGCACCGACGGTGACCAGGCCGACGATCAACGCTGGTGTGAACGTGGGCGCATGCACCCATTGCACGCCCCAGATCAACAGCAGTGCGGCAGCGAAGATGATCCCCACCACGTAATGCATGATCCAGCCGATGCGCAGCTCGTTGGCGACGGCGGGCGACTGCCCGATGCCTTGTCGATGCACGAAGGTGCCTTGGAGCATGCCGGCAAACCAGCGACCGACCAGGTGCCAAGGCGGCGTCGGCAGTTTGAACACGGCTTTGAGCAACTGTGCCCAGATGTCCAGCAGGGCAGTGGCGGCGATGCCGGTGAGCACGCAATAAAGAATAAAGGAGAGCATCTTGATCCTTGTGGGCAGGTGGTCGGGGCAGCGGTGGCACTGCAACAGTGCTTGGCTCAAAGTAGTGCATGTCTGCACATGGCGCGCGTCTGACGGTAGCAGTACCGCACAATACTGGCGAACCGCTAGCTTGGACGCCAGAAGATCGGGGAGTGGCACGTATTGCGCTGAACCGAATCAGGTTGGCCGCTTTCCAACAGACAAGTGAAGCCCAGGAGAGCCCTGATGGAAATCTTGTACACCGACCTGGTCGGCCTTGAACGTGGCGAGTCTGATGCGTGCACCGAGATCTGGCTGGCTGAGCCCCAGCGTTGTCTGTGGCGCGCAACCCAAGTGGTCAGCCATGAAATGATGAGTGAAGGCACCCACGAACAGAACCTGCGGCGCATCTACATCCGCAGCGGGCCGATGGCTGACAATGCGCAGATCGAACAAGCCGTGCGCCAACGATTGCTCGAGCGGGGGCGCCAAGGGGAGTTCCCGCCTCCGGCCTGAACGTCGCAGGGCTGGATTTGATCATTCTTTAACGGGCGGAACCCATGGCATTCAAGCACAACTCTGTAACACCTCCTCAAGCACTGCCCGGCAGCTCGGGCTTCGTCAAGGTTCGCGGCGCCCGCGAGCACAATCTCAAGAACGTCGATGTCGACATCCCCCGCGATGCCTTGGTGGTGTTCACCGGCGTGTCGGGCTCGGGCAAGTCGTCGTTGGCGTTTTCGACGGTCTATGCCGAAGCGCAGCGGCGCTACTTCGAGTCAGTTGCGCCCTACGCGAGGCGCCTGATCGACCAGGTCGGGGTGCCCGACGTCGACGCCATCGATGGCTTGCCACCGGCCGTGGCCCTGCAACAGCAGCGCGGTACGCCGAGCACGCGCTCGTCGGTGGGCAGCGTGACCACGCTGTCGAGCCTGGTGCGCATGCTCTATTCCCGTGCCGGGCATTACCCGCCGGGCCAGGCGATGCTCTATGCCGAAGACTTCTCGCCTAACCTGCCTCAGGGTGCGTGCCCTGAATGCCATGGCCTGGGGCGGGTCTATGAAGTCACCGAAGCGACCATGGTCCCGGATCCGTCGCTGACCATCCGCGAGCGCGCCATCGCCGCCTGGCCGCTGGCCTGGCAGGGGCAGAACCTGCGCGACATCCTCGTGACCCTGGGCTATGACGTCGATGTGCCGTGGCGCGACCTGCCACAGGAGCAACGCGACTGGATTCTGTTCACCGAGGAACACCCGACGGTACCGGTGTACGCCGGCCTGACCCCGGCGCAGACCCGCACCGCCCTCAAGCGCAAGGCCGAGCCGAGCTACCAAGGCACTTTTACCGGTGCGCGGCGCTACATCCTGCACACCTTCACCCACTCGCAAAGCGCGCTGATGAAAAAACGCGTCAGCCAGTACATGATCGGCAGCGCCTGCCCGCTGTGCGACGGCAAGCGCCTCAAGCGCGAGGCCCTGTCGGTGACCTTTGCGGGTGTCGATATCGGCGAGCTGTCACGCCTGCCGCTGCTGCAATTGGGCGAGCTGCTGGAGCCGGTGGCGCAGAACCGCGAAGGCCATAATCATGCTCACAACGATTCATCCTTCACCGTGGAAAAACGCCTGGCCGCCCAGCGCATCGCCCAGGATCTGCTCGAGCGGGTGCAGGCCCTGACCGATCTGGGCCTGGGCTATCTGGCGCTGGAGCGCAGCACGCCGAGCCTGTCGTCGGGCGAGTTGCAGCGTCTGCGCTTGGCCACGCAGCTCAATTCGCAGCTGTTCGGCGTGATCTACGTGCTTGACGAGCCGTCGGCCGGCTTGCACCCGGCCGATGGCGAAGCGCTGTACACGGCCCTGCAGAAACTTCAGGCGGCGGGCAACTCGTTGTTTGTGGTGGAGCACGACACCGAGATCATGCGCCGCGCCGACTGGTTGATCGATGTCGGCCCGGCAGCCGGGGAGCGCGGCGGGCAGGTGCTGTACAGCGGGCCGCCCGCGGGCCTGGCGAAGATAAAGGCCTCGCAGACCCGTTCGTACCTGTTCGACGACCACAGCCCCAAGGCCGAGGCACGGCGCGAGCCGCAAGGTTGGTTGCGTCTCGAAGGGGTGACGCGCAACAACCTGCGCGACCTGAGTGCGGAATTCCCGTTGGGCTGTTTTACCGCGGTCACGGGGATTTCCGGCTCGGGCAAATCCAGCCTGGTGAGTCAGGCCTTGCTCGAGCTGGTGGGCGCACATTTAGGTCCACATAGCGGCCAATCCAGTGACAACCGCGAGCCGCAGGAACTCAACCTCGAAGACGACACCCCGCAAAGCAGCGAAGGCCGGGTGACTCGCGGCCTGGAGCACATCAAGCGGCTGGTGCAGGTGGATCAGAAACCCATTGGTCGCACCCCGCGCTCCAACCTGGCCACCTACACCGGGCTGTTCGATAACGTGCGCAAGCTGTTCGCCGCCACCGCCGAGGCCCGCGCGGCAGGCTTCGACGCGGGGCAGTTTTCCTTCAACGTCGCCAAAGGCCGTTGTCCGGGGTGCGAAGGCGAAGGCTTCGTCAGCGTCGAGTTGCTGTTCATGCCCAGCGTCTATGCGCCATGCCCGACCTGCCACGGCGCCCGTTACAACCCCGAGACGCTGGCCATTCACTGGCAGGGGCTGACCATCGCCCAGGTGCTACAGCTGACCGTCGAACAGGCCTTGGCGGTGTTCGCCGAACAACCGGCGGTGTTACGCGCGTTGCAAGTGCTGGCGGATATCGGCTTGGGCTATTTGCGGTTGGGGCAGCCGGCGACCGAGTTGTCCGGTGGTGAAGCGCAGCGCATCAAGCTGGCCACCGAATTGCAGCGCAATCAGCGCGGTGCCTCGTTGTATGTACTGGACGAGCCGACGACCGGGCTGCACCCGTTGGACGTCGATCGTTTGCTAGTGCAGTTGAATGCGCTGGTAGACGGCGGGCACACGGTGATCGTGGTCGAGCACGAAATGCGCGTGGTGGCGCAGAGTGACTGGGTGATTGATATCGGCCCGGGGGCAGGGGATCTGGGTGGGCAGCTGGTGGCGGCGGGTACGCCGCAGCAGGTCGCCAAGGTCAAAGGCAGCCGCACGGCGCCGTATCTGGCGCGGGCTTTAGGCCTGGGGTAGGGCTTGAGGCCTTTTCGCCGTCTAATGCGCTCCCTCGCTCATACATCTGCGTACAGATGCAGCGTCGTACATCTGTGGAAATTCCATGGTGATGGGCAAGCAGGACGGGCCCCTTCGCGAGCAAGCTTTGCTCCCACGGGTGTACGGCCAAGATGCGGCATTGCACTGTGGGCGCAAGGGGGAGCAAGGGGGCGCGTCAGACGGCGAAAAGGCCGCAAGGCCCTCATCATCAGCAAGCCCTGCTTAATCCTCAAACCCGATCTGTTCGTGAATCTCGTCCACCTTCAACTCCAACCGATACGCCACGGCAATGAACAAGGCCTGGCACAGGCATAGCGTCGCGCTCAACGAGCGAAAGGCGAACGAGCTGCCCTCGTTTACCAGCAGCACCGCGTTGGCGCGCTTGGCCAGCGGTGACAGGTTGCTGTCGGTGATGATCAACGTCTTGGCCTGATGATGCTGGGCGATGCGCAGGCAGTGCTGGGTTTCCTTGCCGTAGGGGGTGAAGCTGATGGCGATCACCAGGTCGTTGGCGCGCACGCTGCGCATCTGCTCGCGATAACTGCCGCCCAACCCGGACACCAAATGAATGCGCTTGTTGGTGTGCTGCAGGTTGTACACCAGGTAGTCGGCCACCGCGAACGACCGGCGCACGCCCACCACATAGATGTTCTCGGCATTGACCACCAGGTCGACGGCTTTCTCGAACACCGCATCGTCGAGCTCCAGCCCCAGGCGCTCGATGCCCGACAGCGTAGCGCTCACGCATTCACGTGCCAGGTCGCCGCCGCTGGCTTTCTCCGACTTGTTGTCGATCAGGTTGCGGATGCGCTGCTGGTAGTTCTGCACCGGGGTGGTCTTGAGCGTATAGGCGTCGCGAAACAACGCCTGCATCTCGCTGAAGCCGCTGAACCCGAAGCGCTGCGAAAAGCGCACGATAGCCGAAGGGTGCACCTCGCATTCACGGGAAATATCGCTGATGCGGTCGACCATGATGCGGTCGCTCTGCTGGGTCATGTAACTGGCGATGCGTTTGAGCTGACGCGGCAGGCTTTCGTATTCGCGGCTGATCTGCTGCAACAGTTGTTCGGCGGTTTCCGGGGTCGCACTGCTGGCGACGGCGGTGTCGCTTTCATCAGGGGCTGTCACCGGCGGTTCGGAACGTGACATGGGCAATCCTTATGGCGTGGTCGCGTCGGCTGGTCTGGGACGTCCGTTCGACTTCTGGCTGTTGCCGCCCAGTCTACAGGCTCTCGGCGAGAAAAATCTGCGGGTGTGTGGGTGGCAGGAGGCGCTCGGCTGAAGCGTTACAGCCAGACTAAAACAATGTTTCCGCATGTTAATGGAATAAATTTTCCGAGTAAAAAAATTATAGAAAAAATATTGATTACGGCAAAAAGAAGTTCTAGAGTTCGCTCACACCAAACGCGTTTGCCACACTCTGGGGCGACGCAGGCTGATAAAAATAACAGGAGCCAGCATGGGCCAGACTCGATTTGCCAGTGGGCGACAACTGGATTTGATTTGCCTCGGGCGCCTGGGCGTCGACCTCTATGCACAACAGGTCGGCGCGCGCCTCGAAGACGTCAGCAGTTTCGCCAAGTACCTGGGTGGCTCGTCCGCCAACATCGCCTTCGGCACCGCGCGTCTGGGGCTGAAGTCGGCCATGCTGAGCCGCGTCGGCGACGACCACATGGGCCGCTTCCTGGTCGAGTCGCTGGCGCGCGAAGGCTGCGATGTCAGCGGCATCAAGACCGACCCCGAGCGCCTCACCGCCATGGTCCTGCTGGGCCTCAAGGACCGCGAAACCTTCCCGCTGGTGTTCTACCGTGAAAACTGCGCCGACATGGCCCTGTGCGAAGCGGATGTGCGCGAAGACGTCATCGCCTCCAGCAAGGCGCTGTTGATCACCGGCACGCACTTTTCGACCGAGCGGGTCTACAACGCCAGCGTCCGCGCGCTCGACTACGCCGCCAGGCACGACGTCAAACGCGTCCTCGATATCGATTACCGCCCGGTGCTCTGGGGCCTGGCCGGCAAGGCCGATGGTGAGACACGCTTCGTCGCCGACCAGAAAGTCAGCGAACACGTGCAGGGTATCCTGCCGCGTTTCGACCTGATCGTCGGCACCGAAGAAGAATTTCTCATCGCCGGGGGCAGCGAAGACCTCCTCACCTCGCTGCGCAAGGTCCGCAGCCTGACCGCCGCCACCCTGGTCGTGAAGCTCGGCCCGCAAGGCTGCACGGTGATCCACGGCGACATCCCGGCGCGCCTCGAAGACGGCGAAATTCACCCAGGCGTGCGGGTCGAAGTGCTCAACGTGCTGGGCGCCGGCGATGCCTTCATGTCGGGCTTTCTCAGCGGCTGGCTGCGTGATGCCAGCGATGCTCGCTGCTGCCAGTTGGCCAATGCCTGCGGCGGGCTGGTGGTGTCGCGTCACGCCTGCGCCCCGGCGATGCCGACCCCGGCCGAGCTTGAATACCTGTTCAACAGCCCGGTGCCCATTACGCGGCCGGATCAGGACGTCGCCTTGCAGCGCCTGCATCAGGTCAGTGTGCCGCGCAAACAATGGAAGCAGCTGTTCATCTTCGCCTTCGATCACCGTGGCCAGTTGTTCGAACTGGCCCAGCAGGGCGGTGCCGACAGCAAGCGCATCAGCGAGTTGAAGATGCTGTTCATCCAGGCGGTGCAGCGGGTCGAAGCCGACCTCGCTCAGCGCGGTATCGATGCCGATGTCGGTTTGCTGGCCGATCAGCGCTTCGGCCAGGACGCCCTCAACGCCGCGACTGGCCGTGGCTGGTGGGTGGCGCGCCCGGTCGAGCGCCAAGGCTCGCGGCCGCTGGCGTTCGAACACGGCCGCTCGATCGGCAGCAACCTGATCGCCTGGCCCAAGGAACAGATCATCAAGTGCCTGGTGCAATACCACCCGGACGACGAGCCGCTGCTGCGCCTTGAGCAGGAAGCGCAGATTCGCGGGCTCTTCGAGGCCTCTCAGGTCAGCGGCCACGAGTTGCTGCTGGAGATCATCCCGCCCAAGGATCACCCGTCCACCTACCCGGACGTGCTCTATCGGGCGATCAAGCGCCTCTACAACCTGGGCATCTACCCGGCCTGGTGGAAGATCGAGTCTCCGAGCGCGGCCGAGTGGGAACAGCTCGATGCCCTGATCCAGGAGCGCGACCCCTATTGCCGGGGCGTGGTGCTGCTGGGCCTCAACGCGCCGACCGACGTACTCGCCGAAGGGTTCCGCAATGCCCGCGCCAGTACTACCTGCCGGGGTTTCGCGGTGGGCCGCACAATCTTCCAGGAGCCGAGCCGCGCCTGGCTGGCCGGGGAAATCGACGATGAAGCGCTGATCCAGCGCGTGCAGGCCACCTTCCAGACGTTGATAGAAGCCTGGCGCGACGCCCGCAGGCAGTGATCCGCGCGCCGACCGCCGCTGCATGAACCGCACACAAGAATAAATAACAGGTACCGCCATGTCCGCTATCCGAATTGGCATCAATCCGATTTCCTGGAGTAACGACGATCTGCCCGCACTGGGCGGTGAAACGCCGCTGAGCACCGCCCTGAGCGAGGGCAAGGAAATCGGCTATGCAGGTTTCGAACTCAACGGCAAATTCCCCAAGGACGCCAAGGGGGTCGGCGACGTCCTGCGCCCCTACGACCTGGCGCTGGTGTCGGGCTGGTACTCCAGCCTGCTGGCGCAGCGCTCGGCCGCCGAAGAAATCGACGCCATCGCCAACCATGTGCAAGTCATGGCGCAGAACGGCGCCCAGGTGCTGGTGTATGGCGAAGTGGCCGACGCCATCCAGGGCAAGCGCATCTCGCTGGTGGAGCGCCCGCGTTTTCATACCGACAAGGCCTGGCAGGCCTACGCCGACAAACTCGACGAACTGGCGCGTTTCACCCTCAGCCAAGGCGTGCGCCTGGCCTACCATCATCACATGGGGGCCTATGTCGAGTCGCCCAGCGACATCGACCGGCTGATGGCCCTGACCAGCACCGATGTCGGCCTGCTGTTCGACTCGGGGCACTGCTACCTGGGCGGTGGCGAACCGTTGCAGGTACTGCGCAAGCACATCGATCGAGTCTGCCACGTGCACTTCAAGGACGTGCGCAAGGGCGTGGTGCAACTGGCGCGCAACAACCTGTGGAGCTTCCCGGACTGCATCGTCAACGGCGCCTTTACCGTGCCTGGCGATGGCGACATCAACTTTGGCGAGCTGCTCGACGAGCTGCTCGCCCATCACTACCAAGGCTGGCTGGTGGTCGAGGCGGAGCAGGATCCGGCCGTGGCGCCCAGCTACGCTTTCGCGCAAAAGGGCTACCAGACCCTGCGCCGTCTGCTTGATGAGAGGACTACCCAATGAGCCTGCTAGTCAAAAGCAATGCCCGTGGCCAGACCATGGTGCAACTGCCCCAGGGCGAACTCGAATACGTCGGTTTCGCCGCCTACCGCTTGAGCCTGGGCGAGAGCCTGCCGGTCAGCGCCGGCGACCAGGAACTGTGCCTGGTGCTGCTCAGCGGCCGCGTCGATATCAAGGGCGAAGCGCCCCAAGGCGGTTTCAAGTGGGACAACATCGGCGATCGCCGCTCGGTGTTCGAGGACAAATCGCCCTTCGCCGCCTACCTGCCACCGGGCAGCCAGGCGCGGATTACCGCGCTGAGCGATGTGCAGATCGGCGTGTGCGCCGCGCCCGGTTCCAAGGACACCGGGCTTGGCCCGCGGCTGATCGAGCCGGCCAGCATGAAGCGCAGCGTGCGTGGCAAGGGCGCCAATACCCGCTACGTGTGCGACATCCTCCCGGACACCGAGCCGGCCCATTCCCTGCTGGTGGTGGAAGTGCGCACGCCGTCCGGGCATTCGTCCAGCTACCCGCCGCACAAGCACGATACCGACGACCTGCCGCACCAGAGCTTTCTCGAAGAGACGTATTACCACCAGATCAATCCGCCGCAGGGCTTCGTGTTCCAGCGCGT
Proteins encoded:
- the hda gene encoding DnaA regulatory inactivator Hda, whose product is MKPIQLPLGVRLRDDATFVNYYPGANAAALGYVERLCEADAGWTESLIYLWGKHGVGRTHLLQAACLRFEQMGEPAVYLPLAQLMDRGVELLDNLEQYELVCLDDLQAVAGRADWEEALFHLFNRLRDSGRRLLIAASHSPRELPVKLADLKSRLTLALIFQMRPLSDEDKLRALQLRASRRGLHLTDEVGHFILTRGTRSMSALFDLLERLDQASLQAQRKLTIPFLKETLGW
- a CDS encoding C40 family peptidase, producing the protein MLARLAPLVPIALVTLLAGCAAQSPVSQQQVTDPVIAQSSIHAQSQTQGHGRSSSIASANASSVFEDEIATENELARFSSNNAYQMPALADSILERGKSLIGTRYRTGGSTEKGFDCSGFIGYLFREEAGMTLPRSTREMINVKAPLVARNSLKPGDLLFFSTRGRGRVSHAAIYLGDDQFIHSSSHRSGGVRIDSLDDAYWSKTFIEAKRALAMAPTTVISRK
- a CDS encoding C40 family peptidase; protein product: MSYCARFSLLLVIALLGACASAPPPSAPRVVQQPVITYPTEFAPAADDVLFRALGLVGTPYRWGGNTPDSGFDCSGLIGFVYRDAAHIALPRTTRDLVGMRAPQVDKASLQSGDLVFFATEGSQVSHAGIYVGEGRFVHAPATGGTVRLDYLNNPYWARTYRDAKRVLQPEHIARNP
- a CDS encoding EAL domain-containing protein, whose translation is MLASSYNSLYVVFSLIVAIIASYTALNMAGRVSRTQGTASVLWLMGGSFAMGLGVWSMHFIGMLAFRLPIALGYDLTLTGLSLLIAIASSAFALWLVCQKDLPLARLVGGAVLMGIGIAAMHYTGMHALLMSPDVQYIPSLFALSVVIAILASGAALWIAFHLRGEGKNITLLRFLASLIMGVAIVGMHYTGMAAAQFPVGSICGAAGDGIDSKWLVVLVIVVTLAVCAIALIVSMLDARTSLLATSLDRANSELVQLALHDNLTRLPNRILLNDRLDQAIHKAVRQKSHFAVLFMDLDGFKAVNDVYGHHTGDLLLVEVAKRIQNAKRGEDTVARLGGDEFVVLIDPGEPEDAAVLAQRLVESIHSPYVIGRQTVHVSTSIGIAIFPQDGDTNHELMINADAAMYHAKEQGRDCYCFFESAMNVNAHQQLQLQQDLRKALDQHEFLLHFQPKMVAPDGPMTGVEALLRWERPGEGLVPPDRFLPLAERTGLIVPIGNWVINEACRQMSEWHARGHGAWNIAVNLSTVQLAHPGLVEVVRDALLSNGLPARFLTLEVTESTAMRDAEAALIVLDQLAALGVSISIDDFGTGYSSLLYLKRLPANELKIDRGFVTELAQDNDDAAIVSAIIALGKTLGLRIVAEGVETAEQQEMLTQLGCTTLQGYLLGRPMSAQRLLESVQQGA
- a CDS encoding DUF2938 domain-containing protein, giving the protein MLSFILYCVLTGIAATALLDIWAQLLKAVFKLPTPPWHLVGRWFAGMLQGTFVHRQGIGQSPAVANELRIGWIMHYVVGIIFAAALLLIWGVQWVHAPTFTPALIVGLVTVGAGWFILQPGMGVGVACSKAPNPNLARALNVIGHVVFAIGLFVSALIVG
- a CDS encoding excinuclease ABC subunit UvrA, whose translation is MAFKHNSVTPPQALPGSSGFVKVRGAREHNLKNVDVDIPRDALVVFTGVSGSGKSSLAFSTVYAEAQRRYFESVAPYARRLIDQVGVPDVDAIDGLPPAVALQQQRGTPSTRSSVGSVTTLSSLVRMLYSRAGHYPPGQAMLYAEDFSPNLPQGACPECHGLGRVYEVTEATMVPDPSLTIRERAIAAWPLAWQGQNLRDILVTLGYDVDVPWRDLPQEQRDWILFTEEHPTVPVYAGLTPAQTRTALKRKAEPSYQGTFTGARRYILHTFTHSQSALMKKRVSQYMIGSACPLCDGKRLKREALSVTFAGVDIGELSRLPLLQLGELLEPVAQNREGHNHAHNDSSFTVEKRLAAQRIAQDLLERVQALTDLGLGYLALERSTPSLSSGELQRLRLATQLNSQLFGVIYVLDEPSAGLHPADGEALYTALQKLQAAGNSLFVVEHDTEIMRRADWLIDVGPAAGERGGQVLYSGPPAGLAKIKASQTRSYLFDDHSPKAEARREPQGWLRLEGVTRNNLRDLSAEFPLGCFTAVTGISGSGKSSLVSQALLELVGAHLGPHSGQSSDNREPQELNLEDDTPQSSEGRVTRGLEHIKRLVQVDQKPIGRTPRSNLATYTGLFDNVRKLFAATAEARAAGFDAGQFSFNVAKGRCPGCEGEGFVSVELLFMPSVYAPCPTCHGARYNPETLAIHWQGLTIAQVLQLTVEQALAVFAEQPAVLRALQVLADIGLGYLRLGQPATELSGGEAQRIKLATELQRNQRGASLYVLDEPTTGLHPLDVDRLLVQLNALVDGGHTVIVVEHEMRVVAQSDWVIDIGPGAGDLGGQLVAAGTPQQVAKVKGSRTAPYLARALGLG
- a CDS encoding MurR/RpiR family transcriptional regulator, with product MSRSEPPVTAPDESDTAVASSATPETAEQLLQQISREYESLPRQLKRIASYMTQQSDRIMVDRISDISRECEVHPSAIVRFSQRFGFSGFSEMQALFRDAYTLKTTPVQNYQQRIRNLIDNKSEKASGGDLARECVSATLSGIERLGLELDDAVFEKAVDLVVNAENIYVVGVRRSFAVADYLVYNLQHTNKRIHLVSGLGGSYREQMRSVRANDLVIAISFTPYGKETQHCLRIAQHHQAKTLIITDSNLSPLAKRANAVLLVNEGSSFAFRSLSATLCLCQALFIAVAYRLELKVDEIHEQIGFED